A region of Lycium barbarum isolate Lr01 chromosome 3, ASM1917538v2, whole genome shotgun sequence DNA encodes the following proteins:
- the LOC132631658 gene encoding uncharacterized protein LOC132631658 has translation MAEVKISEMRDLTRIERIGAHSHIRGLGLDSSLEPRLSSEGMVGQTSARKAAGVIVKMVQHGKIAGRAVLLAGQPGTGKTAIAMGMAKSLGQETPFAMLAGSELYSLEMSKTEALMQAFRKAIGVRIKEEAEVIEGEVVEVQIDRPAVSGAASKTGKLTLKTTDMETVYDLGGKMIEGLGKEKIQSGDVIAIDKASGKITKLGRSFSRSRDYDAMGPQTKFVQCPEGELQKRKEIVHCVTLHEIDVINSRTQGFLALFTGDTGEIRAEVREQIDTKVAEWREEGKAEIVPGVLFIDEVHMLDIECFSFLNRALENDMAPILVVATNRGITTIRGTNYRSPHGIPIDFLDRLLIISTQPYKEEEIRKILDIRCQEEDVEMSEDAKVLLTKIGVNTSLRYAIHLITSAALACQKRKGKTVEVEDITRVYNLFYDVKRSTQYLMEYQSQYMFNEVPTGEAEEDGTTAMVP, from the exons ATGGCGGAGGTGAAAATCTCAGAGATGCGTGACCTAACCCGTATAGAACGCATTGGGGCCCACTCCCATATCAGAGGTCTCGGCCTCGATTCTTCTCTCGAaccccgcctctcctccgaaggCATGGTCGGCCAAACCTCCGCTCGTAAAGCTGCTGGTGTCATTGTTAAGATGGTTCAACATGGTAAGATTGCTGGTCGTGCAGTTCTTCTCGCGGGTCAACCCGGTACTGGCAAGACAGCTATAGCTATGGGCATGGCTAAATCCTTAGGCCAAGAAACCCCTTTCGCTATGCTCGCTGGTAGCGAACTTTATTCCCTCGAGATGTCCAAAACTGAAGCCTTAATGCAGGCTTTTCGTAAAGCCATTGGCGTGCGGATTAAAGAAGAAGCTGAAGTTATTGAAGGTGAAGTTGTGGAAGTGCAGATTGATCGGCCTGCAGTGTCTGGAGCTGCATCGAAGACGGGGAAATTGACGTTGAAGACGACTGATATGGAGACAGTATATGACTTGGGAGGGAAGATGATTGAGGGTTTAGGGAAGGAGAAAATACAGAGTGGGGATGTTATTGCTATTGATAAGGCTTCTGGAAAGATTACTAAACTGGGAAGGTCCTTTTCGAGGTCGAGAGATTATGATGCAATGGGACCACAGACTAAGTTTGTACAATGTCCTGAAGGGGAGTTGCAGAAGCGAAAGGAGATTGTACATTGCGTTACCCTTCATGAAATTGATGTCATTAATAGCAG AACACAAGGATTTTTAGCACTGTTTACGGGTGATACTGGTGAGATTCGTGCTGAAGTGAGAGAACAAATAGATACCAAGGTTGCAGAGTGGAGGGAGGAAGGAAAGGCAGAGATTGTGCCTGGTGTCCTCTTCATTGACGAAGTACATATGCTTGACATTGAGTGTTTCTCTTTCCTAAACCGAGCTTTGGAGAACGACATGGCACCTATATTGGTTGTTGCTACCAATAGAGGCATTACTACAATCCGAGGAACAAACTACAGATCCCCACATGGGATTCCCATTGACTTTCTTGATCGCCTTCTCATCATCTCTACTCAACCTTACAAAGAGGAAGAAATTCGCAAAATCCTGGACATCAGATGCCAAGAGGAGGATGTAGAAATGTCTGAGGATGCAAAAGTTTTGCTGACCAAGATCGGGGTGAATACTTCTTTGAGATATGCCATCCACCTTATCACTTCTGCAGCATTAGCTTGCCAAAAGCGGAAAGGGAAGACTGTGGAAGTGGAAGATATTACTCGAGTCTATAATCTGTTTTATGATGTGAAGAGATCCACACAGTACTTGATGGAGTATCAGAGCCAGTACATGTTTAACGAAGTCCCAACAGGGGAGGCTGAAGAAGATGGAACTACTGCAATGGTGCCCTGA